The genomic segment GCAGCAGAAGATTTAGGGATAGAAAGTTTAGCACAACAATTAGGTTGTAACTCCCTACTTTATCTTCATACCTATTATCAAGAGCAAGTCAATGGTTTTATCGCTTTAGGTTTTTTCCAATCCCACTCCTGGAGTTTATTAACTCAAGAAAAAATCAGAAAAATAGGACTATTATTGAGTTTAACTTTTGCTTATCAACAAGTACAACAACAACAAAAAAAACAAGCTCAATATCAATCTTTTTTAATCAATTTAAATAGGGAAATAGAGAGAACATCTCAAATGAGTACCCTATGGAGGTTATGTTTAACAGGGTTAGGAGCTTGTTTAAAAATAGATCAAGGAATGATCGTTAAATTAAAGTATTTAGACCCTTTTTTTACTTTATCAGAACAAGTTAAAATTCCTGAAGCAGAAGTAGAAATTATTGCTCAATGGTCTCCAGAATATCCTCGTAAAGCAATTCCCAAGATGTTTATACTTGATAGTTCTCTGCTTTTAAAAAAAGCTTGGTTAAATAGTCCTAACCCCTTAATTCTTGAAAATGTAACCAAACTAATTCAACAAGAAACTAATTTATTTAGAACACATATTTTCCCGAATACTATAATTATTCCCTTACTAACTAGTAAAATTAAATCAACAGCCAAAGAAGTAATTTTAGGCTTTATTATCTTACAACAAAGAGAATCACGCTCTTGGCAAAATGAAGATATTCGACTAGTACAAACAGTAGCTATGCAGATAAGTATGGCTATGATTCAAAGTCAAAGTTTACGTCAAGTAGAAACCCTAGTACAAGAGCGCACAGTGCAATTAAAATGGAGCTTAGATATGCAAGGAAAGCTCTTTACTAAAACTAGACAACAATTAGAACAACTAAAACGTTTAGATAAAGTAAAAGACGAATTTATCGCTAGATTAAGTGATGAATTAAGACTACCTCTAGCCAACATGAAAATGGCGATATCTATGCTCAAACTAACTAAAAACAACGAAAAAAATCAACACTATCTAACAATCTTAGAAAGAGAATGTAATAAGGAAACGCAGTTAATTAATGACTTATTGACTTTTGAGCAAATTAAAACTTCACAACTAGAATTTCATTATGAATTAATCTCAATTAATCAGATAGTAGAGCAAGCAAGTCATATTTTTACCCAGAATTGGCAAGAAAAAAACCTAACTTTAGCTATACAACTAGATCCTCAATTACAAATTTATTCAGATCGGGAAAGTTTATTAAGAATCTTAAATGAGTTATTACACAATTCTGGTAAATTTTCTGTACCGAATAGTACGGTATCTTTAGAAATTCAAGCAATCTTGGCATCTTCACAATCCCTAATCGTGATTAAAGTCAGTAACTTAGGGAGAGAAATTACCCCAACAGAAAAACCTCAGATATTTGATCCCTTTTATCGAGGAGAAGATCTCCATCAGGGTAGCTCCCAAGGAACTGGTTTAGGATTATTTTTGGTTAAATCTCTCGTTGAATTGCTTAATGGTACAATTGTACTTGATAGTAAAAAAACTAGAGATAAATCAGTTTTCGTGACCTTATTTAAAATCACCCTACCTCGACTAAAAGAAGCTTCTTCTTAGATATTGTATCTGAAGACAAAAGTTACTGGTTGAGGCACTCTGAGTGCATGAGTACCTTTTCCCACACTCCCCTATCTCTTATTTAGTAAGGATTTTAAAATGTGCAACTTGAGAGTCTCCTCAATAAATGGAACAGTTATGGTAAAATCAATCATCAATCTTCTTAAGCTTAAGTAGCTCACCTGAAACATCTCAATAATGATTACTGAGAGTAATTCACCTCTTCTGTCTTGGCAATCCACAACAAGTTCATCTGTCATTAGACGTCAGTTTAACATTTTCAGGGTAGCTTTTCAATTTCTGGCTTATCTGTGGTGGGATAAACTAACGGGTAACCAGAAAAGCTCAACCAGACAGCAACGCGCACAATGGCTAGTCACTCAGTTATTATATCTAGGTCCAACTTTTATTAAAATTGGACAAGCTTTATCTACTCGCGCTGATTTAATACCCCTTGAATATATACAAGCTTTTGGTAAACTACAAGATAACGTCCCTCCCTTTAGTCATCTAGAAGCGATCGCCATTATTGAAACCGAGTTAGGAAATCAACTCGAACATCTTTTTTTAGATTTTGAACAACAACCTCTAGCATCTGCTAGTCTAGGACAAGTACACCGAGCAATTCTCCATGATGGTGAGAAAGTAGTAGTTAAAGTCCAAAGACCAGGATTAGAAGAGTTATTTAACCTAGACTTTGAAATCATACACGGTTTAGTTCGCTTTGTGAATCGTTGGTTACCGAGTTTACGTCAATACGAATTAGAAGAGATATATCAAGAATTTTTCCAACTGCTTTATCTAGAAATCGATTATATTCATGAAGGTAAAAACGCCGAAAGATTTAGCGAAAATTTTACTAACTATGCTCAAGTAAAAGTCCCTAAAATCTATTGGGATTATACCACCAAAAAAGTTTTAACCCTAGAATATCTACCAGGAATAAAAATTAATGATCTAACAACTTTACAAGCTAAGGGTATTAATACTAATAAAATTATTGAATTAGGTATTTGTAGTTATCTCAAACAACTGTTAGAAGATGGCTTTTTTCAATCAGATCCCCATCCTGGTAATATGGCAGTTAATGAAGAAGGAGCGATAATTTTCTATGATTTTGGGACAATGATTGAGATTAAATCTATGGCGAAAGAGCAAATGGTGGGTACTTTTTTTGCTGTTCTACGTAAAGATACAGATGAAGTGCTACAGATGCTTATCTATATGGGTTTAATTAAACCAGTAGGAGATTTAGCCCCAGTTAAAAGAATTGTCGCTTTTTTACTAGAAAGATTTCGAGATAAACCAGTAGATATCAAAGCTTTTGAAGAAGTCAGTCAAGAGATTTACTTAATGTTTGAAGAGCAACCTTTTCGCTTACCCGCGCAAATGACCTTTGTTTTAAAATCTCTGACTACTTTAGATGGTATTGCTAGAGGGTTAAATCCAGAATATAATTTATTAGCTGCTAGTAAACCTTTTGTACAAAATATTGCTCTTTCTCAACGGGGTGAAATCAATTTAAATATGTTAGTTAGACAAGCTAAAGATTTTTGGAAAAATCGGATTTCTAATTCAGGAAGCGTTCAAGATTCAATTAGTAGATTAGAATCTCGGCTAGAAAGTGGCGAGTTACAGGTTAGAGTACGTTCTTTAGAAACCGAATTATTATTAAAACGTATTAACTTAGGCATAAAAACTCTGGTATATGTGTGTTTATTGGGCTTCTCCATTGTCACAGCTATTCTCTTATTATCTACTCCCTATAGTTCTTGGGCAATTATTCCTTTTGGATTAAGTGGGTTATGGTGTTTATTTTTCCTACGTTGTTTTATTACTCTACTGATTCAAGAAAGGTTCTGACATTAAGTATTAACACGTAGAAGTTGAGACTAAGAAAAATTAAAAATAGTGAAAATGCTTAAAGATTAGTTGAAAAAAATATCTTTTAAAAAACAATTAAATCAGTGAATGTTAACTAAATTGTGCTTTTATTAAAAAATAAGAAAAATTAGTAATCAACGGAAAATAAGATGTTAAAAATAAATTAGGTCAAATAAATACATCCAGTCTGAAATTTTATCATTGGGCATCAAAAATATGTTAGATCCACAAGAATTTATGCACAAAATGGAGGCTAGAATGGTCTTCAGTGCTGAGGATAAAGGCGTGTTAAAAGCTAACGCAGATTGGGGAAAATCCATAGCAACAGAAATGTCTGATCATTTCTACGCATATTTAGGTCGTGATGCTGAAATGAATGCTATTCTCAACGAAACAGAAGGTCGTATTCACCGTCTGCGGGACACATTTATAGAGTGGTTTGGCGAAATGTTTACAGGAATAGATGACTGGGGTAATGCTTATGCAGAGCGTCGCTGGAGAATTGGCTTAATTCACGTACGTATAGGGATTGGTCCTCAGCACGTCGTGCCAGCTATGGCAACAGTGGTACGAGCATTAGGTAAAAAACTTAAAACAGAAGGTAAAGATAATGGTTTACAAGAATCATTGAGCAAAATCTGCATGATTGACCTAGCCTTCATTGAACAAGCCTATATAGAGGTTGCATCACAAGCAGTCTTGCGAGAGACGGGATGGTCAGAAGGACTGTTTAAACGACTGATCACCACTGGTGCAGGCTCAATGTAATCAAATTTGTAACTCAGTAAAAAGGAACGATTATGGCAATTAACACTCAAAAACTAACCAGTATTCTTCAAAACTTCGTGTCTAGTACTAGCGATGTTCAAGGAGCAGCAGTAGTTACACCAGACGGTCTCAGTCTAGCCTCTAGTTTACCAAGTGGGATGGATGAAGAGAGGGTTTCAGCT from the Gloeocapsa sp. DLM2.Bin57 genome contains:
- a CDS encoding sensor histidine kinase, translated to MEFVTQSEVFEDELLEILTTELNPDKLLSNLALKIAASFLTDACLIATCNNSYGIKTGYWSKSPELLTPNISLYLKNIPATKQVISFHLNSEAAEDLGIESLAQQLGCNSLLYLHTYYQEQVNGFIALGFFQSHSWSLLTQEKIRKIGLLLSLTFAYQQVQQQQKKQAQYQSFLINLNREIERTSQMSTLWRLCLTGLGACLKIDQGMIVKLKYLDPFFTLSEQVKIPEAEVEIIAQWSPEYPRKAIPKMFILDSSLLLKKAWLNSPNPLILENVTKLIQQETNLFRTHIFPNTIIIPLLTSKIKSTAKEVILGFIILQQRESRSWQNEDIRLVQTVAMQISMAMIQSQSLRQVETLVQERTVQLKWSLDMQGKLFTKTRQQLEQLKRLDKVKDEFIARLSDELRLPLANMKMAISMLKLTKNNEKNQHYLTILERECNKETQLINDLLTFEQIKTSQLEFHYELISINQIVEQASHIFTQNWQEKNLTLAIQLDPQLQIYSDRESLLRILNELLHNSGKFSVPNSTVSLEIQAILASSQSLIVIKVSNLGREITPTEKPQIFDPFYRGEDLHQGSSQGTGLGLFLVKSLVELLNGTIVLDSKKTRDKSVFVTLFKITLPRLKEASS
- a CDS encoding AarF/ABC1/UbiB kinase family protein, producing the protein MITESNSPLLSWQSTTSSSVIRRQFNIFRVAFQFLAYLWWDKLTGNQKSSTRQQRAQWLVTQLLYLGPTFIKIGQALSTRADLIPLEYIQAFGKLQDNVPPFSHLEAIAIIETELGNQLEHLFLDFEQQPLASASLGQVHRAILHDGEKVVVKVQRPGLEELFNLDFEIIHGLVRFVNRWLPSLRQYELEEIYQEFFQLLYLEIDYIHEGKNAERFSENFTNYAQVKVPKIYWDYTTKKVLTLEYLPGIKINDLTTLQAKGINTNKIIELGICSYLKQLLEDGFFQSDPHPGNMAVNEEGAIIFYDFGTMIEIKSMAKEQMVGTFFAVLRKDTDEVLQMLIYMGLIKPVGDLAPVKRIVAFLLERFRDKPVDIKAFEEVSQEIYLMFEEQPFRLPAQMTFVLKSLTTLDGIARGLNPEYNLLAASKPFVQNIALSQRGEINLNMLVRQAKDFWKNRISNSGSVQDSISRLESRLESGELQVRVRSLETELLLKRINLGIKTLVYVCLLGFSIVTAILLLSTPYSSWAIIPFGLSGLWCLFFLRCFITLLIQERF